One window from the genome of Pseudalkalibacillus hwajinpoensis encodes:
- the uvrC gene encoding excinuclease ABC subunit UvrC produces the protein MEQHLKNKLAILPDQPGCYLMKDRKGTIIYVGKAKVLKNRVRSYFSGSHDGKTQRLVSEIRDFEYIVTSTNLEALILELNLIKKHDPKYNVMLKDDKSYPYIKITAEEQPRLITTRKIKKDKGKYFGPYPNAYAASATKKLLDRLYPLRKCRKMPDRVCLYYHIGQCLAPCVNDVSKEQNKEMIDGITRFLNGGHQEVKEDIERKMTTASENMDFERAKEFRDLMFHIDKVMEVQKIQSNDGIDRDIFGYSFDKGWMCVQVFFVRQGKLIEREVSLFPFYNDAEEDFLTYIGQFYLQQNHPKPKEVLLPQQVNAQMVEELLQIPVHQPKRGKKKELVELTMKNATIAINEKFSLIERDEKRTIDAVENLGEKLNIEAPLRIEAFDNSNIQGTNPVSAMVVFLDGKPKKNEYRKYKIKTVEGPNDVGSMKEVVRRRYSRMLKENGPLPDLIIIDGGIAQIQASQDVLENELGLDIPVCSLTKDEKHKTSHLLIGDPPEAVYLPRNSQEFYLLQRIQDEVHRFAITFHRQLRGKSMLKSSLDDIPGIGEKRRKKLLNHFGSIKKMKEASVEDLHNAGLPMNVAEEVIARFESQSN, from the coding sequence ATGGAACAACATCTTAAAAATAAGCTAGCGATCCTTCCTGACCAGCCCGGGTGTTATTTAATGAAAGATCGCAAGGGAACGATTATTTATGTTGGGAAGGCAAAGGTGCTAAAAAATAGAGTCAGATCTTATTTTAGTGGATCACACGATGGAAAAACGCAGCGGCTTGTAAGTGAAATACGTGATTTTGAGTATATCGTAACCTCCACAAATCTTGAAGCTCTTATTCTTGAACTTAATTTAATCAAAAAACATGACCCGAAATATAATGTGATGCTTAAAGATGATAAAAGCTATCCTTATATAAAAATAACGGCAGAAGAACAGCCCCGCTTAATTACGACACGTAAAATAAAAAAAGATAAAGGTAAGTATTTTGGTCCATATCCGAATGCTTATGCAGCTAGTGCAACAAAGAAGCTTTTGGACCGACTATATCCTTTACGTAAATGTCGTAAAATGCCTGATCGCGTCTGTCTTTATTATCATATAGGCCAGTGTCTTGCTCCATGTGTCAACGACGTGTCTAAAGAGCAAAATAAAGAGATGATTGACGGGATTACGCGTTTTCTAAACGGAGGTCACCAGGAAGTTAAAGAAGACATAGAAAGAAAGATGACCACAGCATCTGAGAACATGGATTTCGAGCGAGCAAAAGAGTTTCGCGATTTAATGTTTCATATTGATAAAGTTATGGAAGTGCAAAAGATCCAATCTAACGATGGTATTGATCGGGATATTTTCGGTTATAGTTTCGACAAAGGATGGATGTGTGTTCAAGTTTTCTTTGTACGACAAGGGAAGTTAATTGAGAGAGAGGTTTCTCTTTTTCCTTTTTATAATGATGCTGAAGAAGATTTCTTAACTTATATCGGTCAGTTCTATCTTCAACAAAATCATCCTAAGCCAAAAGAAGTATTGCTTCCTCAGCAGGTTAATGCTCAGATGGTAGAAGAACTTCTACAAATTCCAGTTCACCAGCCAAAACGAGGCAAGAAAAAAGAGCTTGTGGAGCTTACGATGAAGAACGCGACCATTGCCATTAATGAGAAATTTTCATTAATTGAACGCGACGAGAAAAGAACGATTGATGCTGTTGAAAACTTGGGAGAAAAGCTTAATATAGAAGCTCCGCTCAGAATTGAAGCTTTTGATAACTCGAACATTCAGGGCACGAACCCTGTATCCGCTATGGTTGTTTTTCTTGATGGAAAGCCAAAGAAAAATGAGTATCGCAAGTACAAAATCAAAACAGTGGAAGGACCAAACGATGTAGGTTCTATGAAAGAGGTTGTGAGAAGAAGATATTCAAGAATGCTTAAGGAAAATGGTCCGCTTCCTGACTTAATTATTATTGACGGCGGAATAGCTCAAATACAGGCGTCACAGGATGTGCTCGAGAATGAGCTTGGTCTGGACATACCGGTTTGCTCGCTGACGAAAGATGAGAAACATAAAACGTCTCATCTTCTTATTGGTGATCCTCCTGAGGCTGTTTATCTACCAAGAAATAGTCAGGAATTCTACCTGTTGCAAAGGATTCAAGATGAAGTACACCGATTTGCGATTACGTTTCATCGACAGCTTCGAGGAAAATCGATGCTTAAGTCAAGTCTTGATGATATTCCCGGTATCGGAGAGAAGAGAAGAAAGAAGCTGCTAAATCATTTTGGATCGATCAAAAAAATGAAAGAAGCAAGCGTTGAAGACTTACACAACGCAGGCCTACCAATGAATGTTGCAGAAGAAGTAATCGCTCGATTTGAAAGTCAATCAAATTAA
- a CDS encoding aspartate kinase, which yields MGLRVLKFGGTSVGDVEKIKNVSKRLMEAVNNGDEVVAVVSAMGKTTDELLGLSKGITATPSARELDMLLTTGEQVTTALLSMALNEEGYDAISLTGWQAGIKTESLHGNARILDIDASRMNQHLAEGKIVIVAGFQGLTDTSDIATLGRGGSDTTAVAIAAALKADRCEIYTDVDGVYTTDPRYVKGARKLSTISYDEMLELANLGAGVLHPRAVEFAKNYNILLEVRSSFTNEPGTLIEEVVSMEQNLVVRGLAFESNVTKITISGLPNEITTLPSLFSSLAANGINVDVIIQSTGEKNTTSISFSIETASLELTLDVLRRIKVKLPYEHIYHESELAKVSIVGSGMISNPGVAAQMFEVLAEHGVEMKMVSTSEIKVSTIVPEDKMIYAIESLHDKFQLDERTPVKQM from the coding sequence GTGGGACTACGCGTATTGAAATTCGGAGGTACGTCTGTTGGAGATGTAGAGAAAATCAAAAATGTTTCCAAAAGGCTTATGGAAGCTGTAAATAATGGAGATGAGGTTGTTGCGGTTGTTTCAGCGATGGGCAAAACAACGGATGAGCTTTTAGGATTATCAAAAGGGATAACAGCTACACCGTCTGCAAGAGAGCTTGATATGCTTCTAACGACTGGAGAACAAGTAACAACAGCGCTTCTTTCGATGGCATTAAATGAAGAAGGGTACGATGCCATTTCATTAACAGGCTGGCAAGCAGGAATTAAAACAGAGTCGCTTCACGGCAATGCCAGAATCCTCGATATTGATGCATCACGTATGAATCAACACCTTGCTGAAGGGAAAATTGTGATAGTAGCAGGATTCCAGGGGCTAACTGATACGTCTGACATCGCAACGCTAGGGCGAGGTGGTTCCGATACAACAGCTGTGGCGATTGCAGCAGCTCTTAAAGCGGATCGTTGTGAGATTTATACAGATGTGGATGGTGTGTATACGACAGATCCTCGATATGTGAAAGGTGCAAGAAAGCTTTCTACGATTTCTTATGATGAAATGCTTGAACTTGCTAACCTTGGGGCTGGTGTCTTACATCCTAGAGCGGTTGAGTTTGCAAAAAACTATAACATCTTGCTAGAGGTCCGCTCGAGCTTTACGAATGAACCTGGAACGCTAATTGAGGAGGTCGTATCAATGGAACAAAATTTGGTGGTTAGAGGTCTGGCTTTTGAAAGTAATGTAACGAAAATAACAATTTCAGGTTTGCCGAATGAGATTACAACACTTCCTTCCTTGTTCTCATCTCTTGCGGCAAATGGTATTAATGTAGATGTGATCATTCAAAGTACAGGAGAGAAAAATACAACGAGTATCTCATTTTCAATTGAAACAGCCTCTCTTGAATTAACTCTTGATGTGCTCCGTCGCATTAAAGTGAAACTTCCCTACGAACATATTTATCACGAATCAGAACTTGCTAAGGTATCCATAGTAGGATCAGGTATGATTTCTAACCCTGGTGTTGCGGCACAAATGTTTGAAGTACTTGCTGAACACGGGGTAGAAATGAAGATGGTGAGTACATCAGAAATCAAAGTGTCAACAATCGTTCCAGAAGATAAAATGATTTATGCTATTGAGTCGCTACACGATAAATTTCAACTAGATGAAAGAACCCCTGTTAAACAAATGTAA
- a CDS encoding YslB family protein has translation MFKKRTNSIDYSHEIETTAFGYEFYREVLIPELLGSEQPAVLYWTGKEMARQFPLSTREEIEDFFQRAGWGKLSIAQEKKNEVTFDLQSALITERRKTSRNACYQLEAGFLAEQYQNMLRCIAEAYETDKKNEIQFTVKWDPKDQVE, from the coding sequence ATGTTTAAGAAGCGCACAAACTCGATTGATTATAGTCATGAAATAGAAACAACTGCTTTTGGATATGAATTTTATAGAGAAGTTCTTATTCCTGAACTTCTTGGAAGTGAACAGCCGGCTGTTTTATATTGGACTGGAAAAGAAATGGCCAGGCAATTCCCGCTCTCCACTCGAGAAGAGATCGAGGATTTTTTTCAGCGTGCTGGATGGGGTAAATTATCAATTGCACAAGAAAAAAAGAATGAAGTAACGTTTGATCTTCAGTCAGCTCTTATCACTGAGCGAAGAAAAACTAGTCGAAATGCTTGTTATCAACTAGAAGCAGGTTTTCTAGCCGAACAATATCAAAATATGCTTCGTTGCATCGCTGAAGCCTATGAAACTGATAAAAAGAATGAAATTCAATTCACAGTAAAATGGGACCCAAAAGATCAGGTTGAATAG
- a CDS encoding succinate dehydrogenase cytochrome b558 subunit has product MAASRDFVSRKLHSLLGVIPLGLYVTQHLTVNYFATRGPEAFNDAAHFMESLPYRYLLEIFVIFLPLLFHAIYGVYIAFQSKNNVSRYGYLRNWMFYLQRISGVIVLIFVTWHVWQTRIQAAMGAEVNFQMMADILSNPGMMIFYIVGVLGTVFHFANGLWSFFVSWGFTVTPKSQRTMTYVTMVIFVALSVVGMRALFAFV; this is encoded by the coding sequence ATGGCCGCAAGTCGAGACTTTGTAAGCCGAAAATTGCATTCGCTTCTAGGAGTAATTCCGCTCGGACTTTATGTTACTCAGCATCTTACTGTTAACTATTTTGCAACAAGAGGGCCCGAGGCGTTTAATGACGCAGCTCATTTTATGGAGAGCCTTCCTTACAGGTATTTGCTTGAAATTTTCGTCATTTTCTTACCGCTCTTATTCCATGCGATTTACGGTGTTTATATCGCATTTCAATCCAAAAACAACGTAAGTCGATATGGTTATTTACGTAACTGGATGTTTTATTTGCAGCGGATTTCTGGCGTTATCGTATTAATATTTGTAACTTGGCACGTCTGGCAAACGAGAATACAAGCTGCGATGGGAGCAGAAGTAAACTTCCAAATGATGGCTGATATCTTGTCTAATCCAGGAATGATGATCTTTTACATCGTTGGTGTACTTGGTACTGTCTTCCACTTCGCAAATGGCTTATGGTCATTCTTTGTAAGCTGGGGCTTCACAGTAACACCAAAATCACAGCGTACGATGACATACGTAACAATGGTCATTTTCGTTGCACTTTCAGTTGTTGGCATGCGCGCATTATTTGCATTCGTTTAA